In a genomic window of Spirosoma agri:
- a CDS encoding TonB-dependent receptor domain-containing protein produces MKHTLRTFLMATAVLAATNAAHAQFPSIPGGGGQRPAAIPGTSSDDTPRGNAKLTGTVVDSTTSKPVEFASIALIDTKTNKPVDGTVADEKGRFTLTKLPQGDFQLLISFVGYRNKTVSSVKLNRKGDVDLGTVKLGADVRTLKEVEVVGQASLVEEKVDRLVYNAEKDITAKGGDATDVMRKVPLLSVDLDGNVSLRGSSNVRVLINNKPSTIVASSVADALKQIPADMIKSVEVITSPSAKYDAEGSAGIINIITKKTTLQGFTLNLDSGVGNRGTNLGLNGNLRTGKMGFSLSGFGRANYNVIGKFANTQQTFGSRGTTTTEQTADTRNHGIFGQYTLGWDYDISKNSSITASLRYGARNNYQNQDNFLTRTTSPTAYFPTVSNRNVLTKDLSGTVDANVDYTRTYAKPQQELSISAQYSRNNRNNDFTADILSSADFSTIVSRQQNLNNSYNQESTIQADYQTPIGKNQMIEFGGKGIYRQVESAFSYNYSVGTGGLVTDPTRSPNTLNYDQSIGAGYVSYTITTKNKYTIKAGTRLEHTTINANYSQNQPGEQGGQAGQDLGIPNYNNLVPSLNISKALKGGKTVKIAYNRRLQRPGIQFLNPNVNTSNPTNITQGNPLLSPELTDNFELSSSAYIKSVYLNVALFARQTNNSITNVRDTVTTSVGQVTNPALSQVIRTTYLNIGKESAYGANVFGNATLFSKWQIGGGFDVYYAYLTNNSSTFIYNATNSGWVVTGRFFTNLTIKNGWGVQGFGFIRGKQVQLQGTQGGFAFYSLGVKKDLKNKRGSFGIAGENFFSHPFTVRSESASPIFTQNSLTSLYNAGVRVNFSYKFGKLSFDQPQRQKKSVNNDDVKGGEGGGDNGGQQQPATPAAGGGRRPR; encoded by the coding sequence CACACATTACGTACTTTTTTGATGGCTACTGCTGTACTGGCTGCGACAAATGCGGCTCATGCACAGTTCCCGTCGATTCCGGGTGGGGGAGGACAGCGTCCCGCTGCAATTCCTGGTACATCCAGTGACGATACGCCCCGTGGCAATGCCAAACTGACGGGTACTGTTGTTGATTCGACGACCAGTAAGCCTGTTGAATTTGCCAGTATCGCGTTGATCGATACGAAAACCAACAAACCCGTCGACGGAACCGTAGCCGATGAAAAAGGACGGTTTACGCTTACCAAACTGCCGCAGGGCGACTTTCAACTGCTGATTTCTTTCGTTGGTTACCGCAATAAAACGGTGTCCAGCGTTAAGCTCAACCGTAAAGGCGATGTCGATCTGGGAACGGTCAAGCTCGGGGCCGATGTGCGCACGCTGAAAGAGGTGGAAGTTGTTGGTCAGGCTTCACTGGTAGAAGAAAAAGTGGATCGGCTCGTCTACAACGCCGAAAAAGATATTACCGCTAAAGGGGGTGACGCTACGGATGTGATGCGTAAAGTGCCGCTGCTGTCGGTGGATCTGGACGGGAACGTGAGCCTGCGGGGAAGCAGCAACGTGCGGGTGCTGATCAACAACAAACCGTCAACGATCGTCGCCAGCAGCGTAGCCGATGCTCTGAAACAGATTCCGGCTGACATGATCAAAAGTGTGGAAGTCATCACATCGCCTTCGGCAAAATACGATGCAGAAGGATCGGCGGGGATCATCAACATTATCACCAAGAAAACGACCTTGCAGGGGTTCACGCTTAACCTCGATTCGGGGGTTGGTAACCGGGGTACGAACCTGGGCCTGAACGGGAACTTACGCACGGGTAAGATGGGCTTTAGCCTGAGCGGTTTCGGTCGCGCGAACTACAACGTAATCGGTAAGTTCGCCAACACGCAGCAGACGTTCGGCAGCCGGGGTACGACGACAACCGAGCAAACCGCCGACACGCGTAATCATGGTATCTTCGGCCAATATACGCTTGGCTGGGATTATGATATCAGCAAGAATAGCTCAATAACCGCCAGTTTACGGTACGGTGCCCGGAACAACTACCAGAATCAGGATAATTTCCTGACGCGGACCACCTCGCCAACGGCTTATTTTCCTACGGTCAGTAACCGGAACGTCCTGACCAAAGATCTGTCAGGTACGGTAGATGCGAACGTCGATTATACACGTACGTACGCCAAGCCACAGCAGGAGCTAAGCATTTCCGCGCAGTATAGCCGCAATAACCGAAACAACGATTTCACCGCTGATATCCTGAGCTCGGCTGATTTCTCGACCATTGTGTCGCGGCAGCAGAACCTGAACAATAGCTACAATCAGGAATCGACCATTCAGGCTGATTACCAGACGCCTATCGGTAAAAATCAGATGATCGAGTTCGGCGGTAAGGGCATCTACCGGCAGGTTGAGAGTGCTTTCAGCTACAACTATTCAGTCGGAACAGGTGGTTTGGTAACGGATCCGACGCGATCACCCAACACGCTGAATTACGATCAGAGCATTGGCGCAGGGTACGTATCCTACACGATCACGACCAAGAACAAATACACGATCAAGGCCGGAACCCGTCTGGAGCACACAACCATCAATGCTAACTACAGCCAGAACCAACCCGGCGAACAGGGTGGACAGGCCGGTCAGGATCTGGGTATTCCCAATTATAACAACCTGGTGCCGAGCCTTAACATATCGAAGGCGCTGAAAGGTGGTAAAACGGTGAAGATCGCCTACAACCGTCGTCTGCAACGGCCCGGTATTCAATTTCTGAATCCGAACGTCAACACATCGAACCCGACCAACATCACGCAGGGTAACCCATTACTGTCGCCTGAGCTAACTGACAATTTTGAGTTGAGCAGCAGTGCCTATATCAAAAGCGTTTACCTGAACGTTGCCCTGTTTGCCCGCCAGACGAACAACTCGATCACGAATGTGCGCGATACCGTGACAACCAGTGTTGGTCAGGTCACGAATCCGGCGTTATCGCAGGTGATCCGGACAACGTACCTGAACATCGGTAAAGAGTCGGCGTACGGAGCCAACGTGTTCGGTAACGCAACGCTGTTTTCGAAATGGCAGATCGGTGGTGGATTCGACGTGTACTACGCTTACCTGACCAACAACAGTTCGACGTTCATCTACAACGCGACGAACTCGGGCTGGGTGGTCACGGGTCGTTTCTTCACGAACCTGACCATCAAAAATGGCTGGGGTGTTCAGGGCTTCGGCTTCATTCGGGGAAAACAGGTGCAGTTACAGGGTACGCAGGGCGGGTTTGCGTTCTACAGCCTGGGCGTAAAGAAAGACCTCAAAAATAAACGGGGTAGCTTTGGCATTGCGGGTGAGAACTTCTTCAGCCATCCGTTCACTGTTCGTTCGGAATCAGCGTCGCCTATCTTCACGCAGAACAGCCTTACGAGCCTGTATAATGCCGGTGTCCGCGTAAACTTCAGCTACAAGTTCGGTAAGCTCAGCTTCGATCAGCCACAACGGCAGAAGAAATCAGTCAACAACGATGACGTGAAAGGTGGTGAAGGGGGCGGTGATAACGGTGGTCAGCAGCAGCCAGCCACGCCCGCAGCCGGTGGCGGACGTCGTCCGAGATAA